The Corynebacterium tuberculostearicum genome window below encodes:
- a CDS encoding DUF6882 domain-containing protein — translation MTAYHSIERAAADARFIRAGINAAFRERIGKATDVEFNFLGPSVGDGEGSYATDQLVEVRVSSAQHVADFRGVRLAVIAAGTWHWTTAATEHFADLPQSSTATADIDRMVAYASLIVGTMPVLRAQQGEHVAIVAVDFHPYLDFRQTLLRGLQHSSAEADEKGPTLALARYLDMESTEEEPYLHFSDGTTVRFEQASPEVHKISGITPGLAAARVLEDAFYLSTENQMFFQGSFPDATVELDVDKATATVSYRGGQMTANAVLIATISDEEFTWAWADPQLKDTTAARLAGNLARFGIDEAVPELVRPHLLLQLAREHQLPHLALPILGIWTLAGTTLADARVGLVLLDAPQLHLPEPTPAATDATLAVPPPSWINADRARAAYGSFRGVDV, via the coding sequence ATGACTGCTTACCACTCCATTGAACGTGCCGCGGCCGATGCCCGCTTTATCCGTGCCGGAATTAACGCTGCCTTTCGCGAACGCATCGGGAAGGCGACCGACGTAGAATTCAATTTCCTCGGGCCTTCGGTTGGCGATGGCGAAGGAAGCTATGCCACCGACCAGCTCGTGGAGGTACGGGTAAGCTCCGCGCAGCACGTGGCGGATTTTCGCGGCGTGCGCCTGGCCGTCATCGCCGCAGGCACTTGGCACTGGACTACCGCCGCGACCGAGCACTTTGCTGACCTTCCGCAGTCAAGTACGGCCACCGCAGACATTGACCGAATGGTTGCTTATGCCTCCCTCATCGTGGGCACCATGCCGGTACTGCGCGCCCAGCAGGGCGAGCACGTGGCCATTGTTGCGGTAGATTTCCACCCTTACCTGGACTTTCGCCAGACCTTGCTGCGGGGTCTCCAGCACAGCAGCGCGGAAGCGGACGAGAAGGGGCCGACCCTCGCACTCGCCCGCTACCTGGACATGGAGTCCACCGAGGAAGAGCCCTACCTGCATTTTTCTGATGGCACCACAGTGCGTTTTGAGCAGGCAAGCCCCGAAGTACACAAGATTTCCGGCATCACCCCTGGCTTAGCGGCCGCGCGCGTCCTAGAGGATGCTTTTTACTTAAGCACCGAAAACCAAATGTTTTTCCAAGGCAGCTTCCCAGATGCCACGGTAGAACTCGATGTGGATAAGGCCACCGCCACGGTGTCCTATCGCGGCGGGCAGATGACGGCCAATGCGGTGCTTATCGCGACCATTTCGGACGAGGAATTCACGTGGGCTTGGGCAGATCCGCAGCTCAAGGACACCACGGCGGCGCGGTTGGCAGGAAACCTAGCGCGCTTCGGCATCGACGAGGCCGTGCCTGAATTGGTGCGCCCGCACCTTCTGCTTCAGCTGGCGCGCGAGCACCAGCTACCGCACCTAGCTTTGCCCATTTTGGGGATCTGGACGCTGGCGGGCACTACGCTTGCCGACGCCCGCGTGGGCCTCGTCCTGCTCGACGCCCCACAGCTGCACCTTCCGG